A section of the Arabiibacter massiliensis genome encodes:
- a CDS encoding DUF364 domain-containing protein: MDRQNPDSSPWELYDRLIDSIPEDAVVRDYCLGTHWSYVEADCGMGVSFTCKGGARRACKRDLRGRPLRETAQLAKSWCFEEATLGVAALNAFYARTELLDPLGAAYDEPVELPDGTVRKMDAFELYRPRIEAAGGAQVVVVGHFPRVERIAEYARLTVLERNCSSELDTPDPACEYVLPSADFAFMTGVTLINKTAPRLLDLARNAHVVMVGPSVVMSPVLFERGAEALAGSVVADPEKARFAVKTGAGRFFGEALQMAMLKRSGT, from the coding sequence ATGGACCGCCAGAACCCCGACTCCTCCCCGTGGGAGCTCTATGACCGCCTCATCGACAGCATACCCGAGGACGCCGTGGTGCGCGACTACTGCCTGGGCACGCATTGGTCCTACGTGGAGGCCGATTGCGGCATGGGCGTGAGCTTCACCTGCAAAGGCGGCGCCCGGCGCGCCTGCAAGCGCGACCTGCGCGGACGGCCGCTGCGCGAGACGGCCCAGCTCGCGAAGTCGTGGTGCTTCGAGGAGGCGACCCTCGGCGTGGCGGCCCTCAACGCCTTCTACGCGCGCACGGAGCTGCTCGACCCCCTGGGCGCCGCCTACGACGAGCCGGTGGAGCTGCCCGACGGCACCGTGCGGAAGATGGACGCCTTCGAGCTCTACCGCCCGCGCATCGAGGCCGCAGGCGGCGCCCAGGTCGTGGTGGTCGGCCACTTCCCCCGCGTCGAGCGCATCGCCGAGTACGCCCGCCTCACCGTGCTCGAGCGCAACTGCTCAAGCGAGCTCGACACGCCCGATCCCGCCTGCGAGTACGTGCTGCCAAGCGCCGACTTCGCCTTCATGACGGGCGTCACGCTCATCAACAAGACCGCGCCGCGCCTGCTCGATCTCGCGCGGAACGCGCATGTCGTCATGGTGGGCCCGAGCGTGGTCATGTCGCCCGTCCTGTTCGAGCGGGGCGCCGAGGCGCTCGCCGGCAGCGTGGTGGCCGACCCGGAGAAGGCCCGCTTCGCCGTGAAGACCGGCGCAGGACGGTTCTTCGGCGAAGCGCTGCAGATGGCCATGCTGAAGCGTTCCGGCACCTGA
- a CDS encoding ABC transporter ATP-binding protein encodes MSIDVEHLTFSYGSHRVLDDVSFHIPDNTLVNVLGPNGVGKSTLFRCILCLNGGWKGSIRVNGRDLRTLSIRDRSREIAYIPQSHSSTYDYDALDVVLMSAGGRVGLFGAPKRSHVEAAWEALERVGVAHLGHRPYTRISGGEQQLVLIARALAQNARTIIMDEPTSALDYGNTVRVLSTVRQLAREGMSIIQSTHQPDQAFLYADQTLVLNDGRVHAFGDPKDVITKELVSTIYDVDVEVNSLYGDKVRVCVPVREIKR; translated from the coding sequence ATGAGCATCGACGTCGAGCACCTCACGTTCTCCTACGGCAGCCACCGCGTGCTGGACGACGTGAGCTTCCACATCCCCGACAACACGCTGGTGAACGTGCTGGGCCCCAACGGCGTGGGCAAGTCCACCCTGTTCCGCTGCATCCTGTGCCTGAACGGCGGCTGGAAGGGCAGCATCCGCGTGAACGGCAGGGACCTGCGCACGCTCTCCATCCGCGACCGCTCGCGCGAGATCGCCTACATCCCGCAGTCGCATTCCTCCACCTACGACTACGACGCGCTCGACGTGGTGCTGATGAGCGCGGGCGGGCGCGTGGGGCTGTTCGGCGCGCCCAAGCGCTCGCACGTCGAAGCGGCCTGGGAGGCGCTCGAGCGCGTGGGCGTCGCGCATCTGGGGCACCGTCCCTACACCCGGATATCCGGCGGCGAGCAGCAGCTGGTGCTCATCGCGCGCGCCCTGGCGCAGAACGCCCGCACCATCATCATGGACGAGCCCACGAGCGCGCTCGATTACGGCAACACCGTGCGCGTGCTCTCCACCGTGCGACAGCTGGCGCGCGAGGGCATGAGCATCATCCAGTCTACGCACCAGCCCGACCAGGCGTTCCTCTACGCCGACCAGACGCTCGTGCTCAACGACGGCCGCGTCCACGCGTTCGGCGACCCCAAGGACGTCATCACCAAGGAGCTGGTGAGCACCATCTACGACGTGGACGTGGAGGTCAATTCCCTATACGGCGACAAGGTGCGCGTGTGCGTGCCCGTGCGCGAGATCAAGCGATAG
- a CDS encoding iron ABC transporter permease: protein MEATTDRLDDRSAAARCASRRASRRGAAIIVALVALMVLAVLASLMLGRFPISPAEAAGMLGSLAFPIDPFWTDQQATLFFQVRLPRIALALMVGCSLAAAGAAYQGTFQNPLVSPDILGASQGAAFGAACAILLGLGAFGVSVSAFAWSIGAVLLVLLVGSRAKGNHLLIVVLAGVMVSSLFQAGVSFTKLIADPTDQLAAITYWLMGSLTGAKPSDLAMAAGPMAAGLAVLFALRWRINVLTMGDDEASTMGVNARRVRMIVILAATLITAASVAVSGMIGWVGLVIPHFARMIIGCDYRRLLPASMLMGAIFLLVVDDVARLAATAEIPIGILTAFVGAPFFLYLITRKKQRL, encoded by the coding sequence GTGGAAGCGACAACCGACAGGCTCGACGACCGGAGTGCCGCCGCGCGCTGCGCATCCCGGCGCGCCAGCCGGCGCGGCGCCGCCATCATCGTAGCGCTCGTTGCGCTCATGGTGCTGGCCGTGCTGGCCTCGCTCATGCTGGGACGCTTCCCCATCTCCCCCGCCGAGGCCGCGGGCATGCTGGGAAGCCTCGCCTTCCCCATCGACCCGTTCTGGACCGACCAGCAGGCCACCCTGTTCTTCCAGGTGCGCCTGCCGCGCATCGCGCTCGCGCTCATGGTGGGCTGCAGCCTGGCCGCCGCGGGCGCCGCCTACCAGGGCACCTTCCAGAACCCGCTCGTCTCCCCCGACATCCTGGGCGCAAGCCAGGGCGCGGCCTTCGGCGCCGCGTGCGCCATCCTTCTGGGACTCGGCGCCTTCGGCGTGTCCGTCTCCGCGTTCGCCTGGTCCATCGGCGCGGTGCTGCTGGTGCTTTTGGTGGGCAGCCGCGCGAAGGGGAACCACCTGCTCATCGTGGTGCTGGCGGGCGTCATGGTGAGCTCGCTCTTCCAGGCGGGCGTGTCGTTCACCAAGCTCATCGCCGACCCCACCGACCAGCTGGCCGCCATCACCTACTGGCTCATGGGCAGCCTCACCGGCGCGAAGCCCTCCGACCTGGCCATGGCGGCGGGCCCCATGGCCGCGGGGCTCGCGGTGCTGTTCGCGCTGCGCTGGCGCATCAACGTGCTCACCATGGGCGACGACGAGGCCTCCACCATGGGCGTGAACGCCCGGCGCGTGCGCATGATCGTCATCCTCGCGGCCACGCTCATCACCGCGGCCAGCGTGGCGGTTTCGGGCATGATAGGCTGGGTGGGCCTGGTCATCCCCCACTTCGCGCGCATGATCATCGGCTGCGACTACCGCCGGCTCCTGCCCGCCAGCATGCTCATGGGCGCCATCTTCCTACTCGTGGTGGACGACGTGGCGCGCCTGGCGGCCACCGCCGAGATACCCATCGGCATCCTCACCGCGTTCGTGGGCGCGCCGTTCTTCCTGTACCTTATCACGCGGAAGAAGCAGCGCCTATGA
- a CDS encoding ABC transporter substrate-binding protein, which produces MGGKMSTRKAWSLRLAACAACLGLAFALGGCAQSQPQQDAAPAGDGAAQAEQPAASETRTFTDSAGRTVEVPAQIDRIAPAGHTATQILLTMAPEKMVTISTELTDDQAKYLGADYANLPVTGAAFGSKGDLNKEAVAASGAQILIDTGELKEGIAEDLDTLQTQLGIPVVMVETKMEDYGAAYEKLGELLGMEERGAELSDYCKKAYDETVATMAKIPESERAQVAYLLGDKGTNTIAKNSYQGQVVDLVADNVADLGKVSGSGSGVEISLEQLALWNPQVILFQEGSIYSSVATDAAFADLDAVKNGQVYEVPGTPWCWLNNPPTVNQVLGMQWLPRLLYPDQYSDDMYDVTAGYFKTFYGYDLSEAEFQEIAPHARPLA; this is translated from the coding sequence ATGGGAGGGAAGATGAGCACGAGAAAGGCCTGGTCGTTGCGTTTGGCGGCGTGCGCGGCATGCCTGGGGCTGGCGTTCGCGCTGGGCGGCTGCGCGCAGAGCCAGCCGCAGCAGGACGCCGCCCCCGCCGGCGACGGCGCCGCCCAGGCCGAGCAGCCGGCCGCGAGCGAGACCCGCACGTTCACGGATTCGGCGGGCCGCACCGTGGAGGTGCCCGCGCAGATAGACAGGATCGCCCCCGCCGGCCACACCGCCACCCAGATCCTACTCACCATGGCGCCCGAGAAGATGGTGACCATCTCCACCGAGCTCACCGACGACCAGGCGAAGTACCTGGGCGCCGACTACGCCAACCTGCCCGTGACGGGCGCGGCGTTCGGCTCGAAGGGCGACCTGAACAAGGAGGCCGTGGCCGCCTCCGGCGCACAGATACTCATCGACACCGGCGAGCTGAAGGAGGGCATCGCGGAGGACCTGGACACGCTGCAAACGCAGCTGGGCATCCCCGTGGTGATGGTGGAGACGAAGATGGAGGACTACGGAGCCGCCTACGAGAAGCTCGGCGAGCTTTTGGGCATGGAGGAGCGCGGCGCGGAGCTTTCCGACTACTGCAAGAAGGCCTACGATGAGACGGTTGCCACCATGGCGAAGATCCCCGAAAGCGAGCGCGCGCAGGTGGCGTACCTTCTGGGCGACAAGGGAACGAACACCATCGCGAAGAATTCCTACCAGGGCCAGGTGGTGGACCTCGTGGCTGACAACGTGGCCGACCTGGGCAAGGTGAGCGGCAGCGGAAGCGGCGTGGAGATAAGCTTGGAGCAGCTGGCACTCTGGAACCCGCAGGTCATCCTGTTCCAGGAGGGAAGCATCTACAGCTCCGTGGCCACGGACGCGGCTTTCGCCGACCTGGACGCCGTGAAGAACGGCCAGGTGTACGAAGTGCCGGGCACGCCATGGTGCTGGCTCAACAACCCGCCCACCGTGAACCAGGTGCTCGGCATGCAGTGGCTGCCGCGCCTTCTGTACCCCGACCAGTACAGCGACGATATGTACGACGTGACGGCAGG
- a CDS encoding nucleoside-triphosphatase translates to MLFLLTGDVQVGKTRWLEGLAAELAEAGVEVAGVLAPGVWREGEGRLEKLGIDNVLLPGGERVAFARRRDLALAEGAFDPASQSAAAQLAWHISDDALARVNAHFDALAEAMFHVKQTFAQTDVSRETSGAGPGLLVVDELGRLELERDGGLASATALLAAGPTERFPHALAVVRDWLCPRARERFGAAWGGAEELAPGEEARTRVREALGLPV, encoded by the coding sequence ATGCTGTTCCTGCTAACGGGCGATGTGCAGGTGGGCAAGACGCGCTGGCTCGAGGGCCTGGCGGCGGAGCTCGCGGAGGCGGGCGTCGAGGTGGCCGGCGTGCTCGCGCCCGGCGTGTGGCGCGAGGGGGAGGGGCGGCTCGAGAAGCTCGGCATCGACAACGTGCTGCTGCCGGGAGGCGAGCGCGTCGCGTTCGCACGGCGGCGCGATCTGGCGCTTGCGGAGGGGGCGTTCGATCCCGCCAGCCAGAGCGCCGCCGCCCAGCTGGCCTGGCATATCTCCGACGACGCCCTTGCGCGGGTGAACGCGCATTTCGACGCGCTTGCGGAGGCGATGTTTCACGTGAAACAAACGTTTGCGCAAACAGATGTTTCACGTGAAACATCGGGCGCAGGGCCGGGCCTTCTGGTGGTGGACGAGCTGGGGCGGCTCGAGCTGGAGCGCGACGGCGGCCTGGCCTCGGCGACGGCCCTTCTGGCGGCGGGGCCGACGGAGCGCTTCCCGCATGCGCTCGCCGTCGTGCGTGATTGGCTGTGCCCGCGCGCCCGCGAGCGCTTCGGGGCCGCATGGGGCGGCGCGGAGGAGCTCGCGCCGGGCGAGGAGGCGCGCACGCGCGTGCGGGAGGCGCTCGGGCTGCCCGTCTGA